The Lacipirellula parvula genome window below encodes:
- a CDS encoding MFS transporter: MHSGPIASGSKHLAAVPRERSLVSKSFLGLLFTQFLGATNDNILRWLVIGIGKDYADVNVSNLLAIGTAVFVAPYILLAAPAGYLADRFSKRQVIVLCKVGEALIMALAIAAILVGHIWMMLLVLGLAGAQAALFGPAKLGSIPEMVDESRISAANGLIGLTTVFSTMVGTFLGNWLADETGDKGQQHWQWSALVLLGFAVAGWLTSLLIAKLPAADKSRRFPWDMAQQSWRDLKTLAYTPAMLRVAMGIMFFWTLGALAHLNIDQFVFEAGGGKQTQVVPLLSALVIGIGLGSVLAGIWSAGRVELGILPLGAFGLVIVPILLFTVEGEFFEPSGDWTLSYIVAILLLVMLGCSAGLFDVPLASYMQHYSPQDRRGSVLAASNLLTFGGMLVAALAFGMMRMPVHEGSIEHLRAQLADRPKTLAEAEKFWNEFQTQQAAGESIDIHRLVEENPEQALVIREAYQELTGHPLLTARQIFLLCGVLTIPVFIYIIVLIPQATIRFIAWLLTHTFYKVRVFGRENLPEEGPALLAPNHVSWLDGLMLVCVSPRPVRLIVSRSYIEKWYIRGLARLMGVIPILDSPKALRSAIDTAREALNNGEIVCIFPEGRISPSGQLQTFKPGVLEILKGSTAEVIPVYLDELWGSIFSFRGGKLFGKSPELSPRRVSIWFGEPLHEPSNAYEIRNAVQALGALAVTRRKQRAMVLPRLMIRKCRKAMFRWKIADSTGQSFTGAQILMRALILRRLLLREVFAPKVEDEKYIGILLPPSNGAVLVNAAVTLCGRVACNLNYTVSAEIMNKCIKKAGIKHILTSQKVLDKLGMQLDAKVILLEDFKDKVTKADKLTSAAMAYAMPAALLDRQLGLHRMSGDDELTVIFTSGSTGEPKGVVLTHHNVGSNVEAILQAVHLRRDDTVLGIVPFFHSLGFTVTLWTILGLDVRCVYHFSPLEAQQIGKLAKRWEATIMLATPTFLRNYIRRCDPEDFTHLEVAVAGAEKMPLALFEAFEERFGVRPVEGYGTTELSPLVSVNIPPSRSQSKEIDAKEGTVGRPVAGVAAKIVDPETFVDLPIETPGMLLVKGPNVMKGYLHQPDKTAEVIRDGWYVTGDIARIDRHGFIEITGRLSRFSKIGGEMVPHQNIEDAIQQFLQGANPEELTAVVASVPDDKKGERLVVLHTKISKTPTEICEHLKQLGLPNLWIPGTDSFLEVEEIPVLGTGKLDLKGMSDLAKSRFCP; the protein is encoded by the coding sequence ATGCATTCCGGCCCGATTGCCAGCGGCAGCAAGCATCTTGCCGCCGTCCCGCGCGAACGCTCGCTCGTCTCGAAGAGTTTTCTGGGGCTCTTGTTCACCCAGTTCCTCGGGGCGACGAACGATAACATCCTGCGCTGGTTGGTGATCGGCATCGGCAAAGATTACGCCGACGTCAACGTGAGCAATCTGCTCGCGATCGGCACCGCGGTCTTCGTCGCGCCGTACATCTTGCTCGCGGCGCCGGCCGGTTATTTGGCCGACAGGTTCAGCAAGCGGCAGGTCATCGTCCTTTGCAAGGTCGGCGAAGCGCTGATCATGGCGCTCGCGATTGCCGCGATTTTGGTCGGGCATATCTGGATGATGCTGCTCGTGCTCGGACTGGCCGGCGCCCAGGCCGCGCTCTTCGGGCCGGCCAAGCTCGGCAGCATTCCCGAAATGGTCGACGAGAGCCGCATCTCCGCGGCGAACGGCCTCATCGGGCTGACGACTGTCTTCTCGACGATGGTCGGCACGTTCTTGGGCAACTGGCTTGCTGATGAAACGGGCGACAAAGGGCAGCAACATTGGCAATGGTCTGCACTCGTCTTGCTAGGCTTCGCCGTCGCCGGTTGGTTGACCAGCCTACTGATTGCCAAGCTTCCCGCCGCCGACAAGTCGCGAAGGTTTCCGTGGGATATGGCCCAACAGAGTTGGCGCGACTTGAAAACGCTTGCCTACACTCCAGCGATGCTGCGAGTGGCGATGGGGATCATGTTCTTCTGGACCCTTGGGGCCCTCGCGCATTTGAACATTGATCAGTTCGTCTTCGAAGCAGGCGGCGGCAAGCAAACGCAAGTGGTTCCGTTGCTTTCTGCTTTGGTCATCGGCATCGGCCTGGGAAGCGTGCTTGCGGGCATTTGGTCTGCAGGGCGAGTCGAATTAGGCATTCTGCCCTTAGGCGCATTCGGGTTGGTGATCGTCCCGATTTTGCTGTTTACCGTTGAAGGCGAGTTCTTTGAACCGAGCGGAGATTGGACGCTCAGTTATATCGTCGCCATTCTCCTGCTCGTGATGCTCGGATGTTCCGCCGGCCTGTTCGACGTCCCTCTGGCGTCGTACATGCAGCACTACAGCCCTCAAGATCGCCGCGGATCGGTCTTGGCTGCAAGCAACTTGCTCACTTTCGGCGGCATGCTTGTCGCCGCCTTAGCCTTCGGCATGATGCGGATGCCGGTGCATGAGGGTTCGATCGAACATTTACGCGCTCAGCTGGCCGACAGACCGAAGACGTTAGCGGAGGCGGAAAAGTTTTGGAACGAATTCCAAACCCAGCAGGCGGCCGGCGAGTCGATCGACATTCACCGCCTCGTTGAAGAGAACCCTGAACAAGCCCTTGTCATCCGCGAGGCCTATCAAGAACTGACCGGCCATCCGCTCCTCACCGCACGGCAAATTTTTTTGTTGTGCGGCGTGCTGACGATCCCCGTTTTCATTTACATCATCGTCCTGATCCCGCAGGCGACGATCCGCTTCATCGCGTGGCTCCTTACGCACACCTTCTACAAGGTTCGCGTCTTCGGCCGCGAGAACCTACCGGAAGAGGGCCCGGCCCTGCTCGCGCCAAATCACGTCTCGTGGCTCGACGGCCTGATGCTCGTCTGCGTCTCGCCGCGACCGGTGCGGCTGATCGTTAGTCGCAGCTACATCGAGAAGTGGTACATCCGCGGCTTGGCCCGCCTAATGGGCGTGATCCCGATCCTCGATTCGCCGAAGGCCCTCCGCTCGGCGATCGACACCGCCCGCGAGGCGCTCAACAACGGTGAAATCGTCTGCATCTTCCCCGAGGGTCGCATCAGCCCCAGCGGGCAGTTGCAAACCTTCAAGCCAGGCGTCCTTGAGATCCTCAAAGGATCGACCGCCGAGGTGATTCCGGTCTACCTCGACGAACTTTGGGGGAGTATCTTCAGCTTCCGCGGCGGCAAACTTTTCGGAAAATCGCCTGAACTCAGCCCCCGCCGCGTTTCGATCTGGTTCGGCGAACCGCTCCACGAACCGAGCAACGCCTACGAAATCCGTAACGCCGTCCAGGCGCTCGGCGCTTTGGCAGTCACCCGCAGGAAACAGCGCGCCATGGTTCTTCCCCGTTTGATGATTCGCAAATGCCGGAAGGCGATGTTCCGCTGGAAGATCGCCGACTCGACCGGGCAGTCGTTCACCGGGGCGCAGATTCTCATGCGGGCGCTCATCCTCCGCCGGCTCCTGCTGCGCGAGGTCTTCGCGCCGAAGGTCGAGGATGAAAAGTACATCGGCATCTTGCTGCCCCCCTCAAACGGCGCCGTGCTCGTCAATGCCGCCGTCACGCTTTGCGGCCGCGTCGCCTGCAATCTGAACTACACGGTCTCCGCGGAGATCATGAACAAGTGCATCAAAAAGGCCGGCATCAAGCACATTCTCACGAGCCAGAAGGTGCTCGACAAGCTGGGGATGCAGCTCGACGCCAAGGTAATTCTGCTCGAAGATTTTAAAGACAAAGTCACCAAGGCCGACAAGCTCACCAGCGCCGCGATGGCCTACGCGATGCCGGCGGCGCTGCTCGACCGCCAACTCGGGCTCCATCGCATGAGCGGCGACGATGAACTGACGGTCATCTTCACCTCTGGCTCCACCGGCGAGCCGAAGGGCGTGGTCCTCACCCATCACAACGTCGGCTCGAACGTCGAAGCGATCCTCCAGGCGGTCCACCTCCGCCGCGACGACACGGTGCTCGGCATCGTGCCGTTCTTCCACTCGCTCGGCTTCACGGTAACGTTGTGGACGATCCTCGGCCTCGACGTGCGGTGCGTCTACCACTTCTCGCCGCTCGAAGCGCAGCAGATCGGCAAGCTTGCGAAACGGTGGGAAGCCACCATTATGCTCGCGACGCCGACGTTCCTGCGGAACTACATCCGCCGCTGCGATCCGGAAGATTTTACGCACCTCGAAGTCGCCGTCGCCGGCGCCGAGAAAATGCCGCTCGCGCTGTTCGAGGCATTTGAAGAACGGTTTGGCGTTCGCCCCGTCGAAGGCTACGGCACGACCGAGCTCTCGCCCCTAGTGAGCGTCAACATCCCGCCGAGTCGGTCGCAATCGAAGGAAATCGACGCGAAGGAAGGGACCGTCGGCCGTCCCGTCGCCGGCGTTGCCGCGAAGATTGTCGATCCCGAAACCTTCGTCGACCTACCGATCGAAACCCCCGGCATGCTGCTGGTGAAGGGCCCCAACGTGATGAAGGGCTACCTCCACCAACCCGACAAGACGGCCGAGGTGATCCGCGACGGCTGGTACGTCACGGGAGACATCGCGCGAATCGACCGCCACGGGTTCATCGAGATCACCGGCCGACTGAGCCGCTTCTCAAAGATCGGCGGCGAGATGGTACCGCATCAAAATATCGAGGATGCGATTCAGCAGTTCCTGCAGGGCGCCAATCCTGAAGAACTGACGGCCGTCGTCGCTTCCGTCCCCGATGACAAAAAGGGCGAACGGCTTGTCGTGCTACACACGAAGATCAGCAAGACGCCCACGGAGATCTGCGAGCATCTCAAGCAGCTGGGCCTGCCGAATCTGTGGATTCCGGGGACCGATAGTTTCTTGGAAGTGGAAGAGATTCCGGTGCTCGGCACGGGGAAGCTTGATCTCAAGGGCATGAGCGACTTGGCGAAAAGCCGGTTCTGCCCGTGA
- a CDS encoding Mur ligase family protein — translation MSQEQAIGVALDHLFSGACRTGAKGASVTSCTSDWRRVQPGDAFVAVLTADNDGHDYADRAVKRGAAAIIVERPIPVHTVPVYHVEDTRVALGELCHALVDNPSQRMRVIAVVGDQGKAATVALLESIYVAAGYEVGVLSTIKSFDGMTRSEGIDDEITPSVLAARLARMESAGCSHALLEVTSQSLAQMKLAGIELDTVVATTVDSARLDLHHTVKNYRDAQRRVLDYLSPTGLTIVNADDAVSCRWLSQVGGPALTYGLGDEAQINGIIVEENACETVFILGAGTDSAAVRTSIVGRQQVTNCLAAAAVALAHGVEFQTIAQGIESVKKLPARMERVDCGQEFPVFVDAAHTANGLRATLRTARALASGRVICVMGENVQATAEESETIRSVLRKMADVTIVTDALTEYDEAWLAEHSAAPKSEKLQIAADRQEAIAWAVAMAGQGDVVVLAGSRTPTDFTFGGAQVSDADVAREILYAAARPMLRLVG, via the coding sequence ATGTCGCAAGAACAAGCTATTGGCGTGGCGCTCGATCATCTGTTTTCGGGCGCCTGCCGCACCGGGGCCAAGGGAGCCTCGGTCACCAGCTGCACCAGCGATTGGCGCCGCGTTCAACCTGGCGACGCCTTTGTCGCCGTCCTCACCGCCGATAACGACGGCCACGACTACGCCGACCGCGCCGTGAAGCGCGGCGCCGCAGCGATCATCGTCGAGCGGCCGATTCCGGTGCACACGGTTCCCGTCTACCACGTGGAAGATACCCGCGTCGCCCTGGGCGAGCTCTGCCACGCGCTGGTCGACAATCCCTCGCAACGGATGCGAGTGATTGCCGTCGTCGGCGATCAAGGCAAGGCCGCGACGGTGGCGCTGCTCGAATCGATCTACGTCGCCGCCGGTTACGAAGTCGGCGTGCTGAGCACGATCAAGTCGTTCGACGGCATGACCCGCAGCGAAGGAATCGACGACGAGATCACGCCGTCGGTGCTCGCCGCGCGGTTGGCTCGTATGGAGTCGGCCGGTTGCAGCCACGCCTTGCTCGAAGTCACCAGCCAATCGCTCGCCCAGATGAAGCTGGCGGGCATCGAACTCGACACGGTCGTTGCCACGACCGTCGATTCAGCGCGGCTCGACTTGCATCACACGGTGAAGAACTACCGCGACGCTCAGCGCCGCGTGCTCGACTATCTCTCGCCGACCGGGCTGACGATCGTCAACGCCGACGACGCGGTGAGCTGCCGCTGGCTGAGCCAAGTCGGCGGACCCGCGCTCACCTACGGCCTCGGCGACGAAGCGCAGATCAACGGCATCATCGTCGAAGAGAACGCCTGCGAGACGGTGTTCATCCTCGGCGCCGGCACCGATTCGGCCGCTGTGCGGACCTCGATCGTTGGCCGCCAACAAGTCACCAACTGCCTGGCAGCCGCCGCTGTCGCGCTCGCTCACGGCGTCGAGTTCCAAACGATCGCCCAAGGCATTGAGAGCGTCAAGAAATTGCCAGCCCGTATGGAACGGGTTGACTGCGGACAAGAGTTTCCTGTATTTGTCGACGCCGCACACACGGCAAACGGTTTGCGGGCGACGCTTCGCACGGCTCGGGCGCTCGCCAGCGGTCGCGTGATTTGCGTCATGGGCGAAAATGTTCAAGCGACCGCTGAAGAATCGGAAACGATTCGCAGCGTGCTGCGGAAGATGGCCGATGTCACGATCGTGACCGACGCGCTCACCGAATACGACGAAGCGTGGCTGGCTGAACACTCGGCCGCGCCGAAGAGCGAGAAACTACAGATTGCCGCCGACCGTCAAGAAGCGATCGCCTGGGCCGTCGCGATGGCGGGGCAGGGGGACGTCGTGGTGCTCGCCGGCAGCCGGACGCCGACCGATTTCACGTTTGGCGGCGCCCAAGTCAGCGACGCCGACGTTGCTCGCGAAATTTTGTACGCCGCCGCTCGCCCGATGCTGCGGCTCGTCGGCTAA
- a CDS encoding UDP-N-acetylglucosamine--N-acetylmuramyl-(pentapeptide) pyrophosphoryl-undecaprenol N-acetylglucosamine transferase, translating to MPATPHVLFAGGGSASHLYPGMAIAEHLRRLMPTALVTFAGTGAARERHTVRIAGHHYSTIPTHPMPRNPLQAVRFVTDNVAGYCAARWMLREQRVSLVVGLGGSTSVAVVRAAVARGIPVVLLEQNAVPGRTTRWLSRAAAMVCAAFEEVRPHLHVQAPMTVTGNPCRMVFEDLYKRTLGQAASVRADLTERNAAGGLATNGPRRQNRLVILGGSGGARSLNESIPAALKRLGDRLHNWQIVHQTGDGQLQETESRYAQLGMKALAVTHIDEIASVLFASDLVVSRASGTTLAELALAGVPALLVPFPQAADNHQTANAKVFTSASACRMVDESQQSGALDAALARELDSLVSDHHLRVEMGRNMQKLARPQAASQIAGAIADQLCGGSVSGLMAA from the coding sequence ATGCCCGCTACGCCACACGTTCTCTTCGCCGGCGGCGGTTCTGCCAGCCATCTCTATCCGGGCATGGCGATCGCCGAACATCTGCGGCGATTGATGCCCACTGCCTTGGTGACCTTCGCCGGTACGGGCGCCGCGCGCGAACGCCATACGGTGCGAATCGCCGGGCACCACTACTCGACCATTCCGACCCACCCCATGCCGCGCAATCCGCTGCAAGCGGTGCGGTTCGTGACCGACAACGTCGCCGGGTATTGCGCCGCTCGCTGGATGTTGCGCGAACAACGCGTCTCGCTCGTCGTCGGCCTCGGCGGCTCGACAAGCGTCGCCGTCGTGCGTGCGGCCGTCGCCCGCGGCATTCCCGTGGTGCTGCTCGAACAAAACGCGGTCCCCGGGCGCACGACGCGGTGGCTCTCGCGGGCCGCGGCGATGGTGTGTGCGGCGTTCGAAGAAGTACGCCCCCATCTGCACGTCCAAGCGCCGATGACCGTCACTGGCAACCCGTGCCGGATGGTGTTTGAAGATCTCTACAAGCGTACGCTTGGCCAAGCGGCCTCGGTGCGGGCCGATCTCACCGAACGGAATGCGGCGGGCGGTCTCGCGACGAACGGTCCGCGGCGGCAAAATCGGTTGGTGATTCTCGGCGGCTCGGGCGGCGCGCGGTCGCTCAACGAATCGATTCCAGCGGCGCTGAAGCGACTCGGCGATCGGCTCCACAATTGGCAAATTGTCCATCAAACGGGCGATGGGCAGCTGCAGGAGACGGAATCGCGTTACGCGCAGCTCGGCATGAAGGCGCTAGCGGTAACGCACATCGACGAAATCGCGTCGGTGTTGTTTGCCAGCGACCTGGTCGTTTCGCGGGCGAGCGGTACAACGCTGGCTGAGCTGGCGCTCGCTGGCGTGCCGGCGCTCTTGGTGCCGTTCCCGCAGGCCGCTGATAACCACCAAACGGCCAACGCCAAAGTCTTCACGTCGGCCTCGGCTTGCCGGATGGTTGACGAATCGCAGCAATCGGGCGCTCTCGATGCCGCGCTAGCTCGCGAACTCGATTCGTTGGTGAGCGACCACCACCTCCGCGTCGAGATGGGCCGCAACATGCAAAAGCTGGCTCGCCCGCAAGCGGCGTCGCAGATTGCCGGCGCCATTGCCGACCAACTGTGCGGCGGCAGCGTCTCGGGGCTGATGGCTGCTTAG
- a CDS encoding MFS transporter, giving the protein MADNNQSARRLFLGCFTGLVATAFGFAVRNSAEVMDSWATGFQLSEEQKGMIIGVGTYPFAISIIVLSLVIDRIGYGRAMGFAFAGHLISALLTIFAPNFIVLYFATFIYALANGAVEAVINPVVATIHKENKTHWLNILHAGWPGGLVLGGLLSILLMKAGGTVGGKLPGELWQWQMALVLLPILSYGFLLFGMKFPQQERVEAGVSYKEMLSEFGWGSAYIVSFLIVMGISQMLVAFGLSKLSLTAALLISIAPAAVFAFYVNSFGRPMFIFLMLIMFLLATTELGTDGWIQDIMGTVLKNKTTGAWFLIYTSSIMFILRFFAGPIVHRISPLGLLAASAAIATVGLLWLGTAKPVLGMLFAAATLYGFGKTFFWPTTLGVVSEQYPKGGALLLNAISGVGMIAVGTIGGPAIGTMQDRDFTAAVAQALPEVQPQLVKQEKGLFFDYDAIDQKLVAKQPEAVQAQITEIQGKTKQGALAKIAVLPAIMLVCYLVLIAYFKSRGGYQAQVLTGHAANDEKFTGGVPGALEA; this is encoded by the coding sequence ATGGCGGACAACAACCAATCGGCGCGACGGCTGTTCTTGGGGTGTTTCACCGGGCTCGTCGCCACCGCCTTTGGCTTTGCCGTCCGCAATTCCGCCGAAGTGATGGATAGCTGGGCGACCGGCTTCCAGCTAAGCGAAGAACAGAAGGGAATGATCATCGGCGTCGGCACCTATCCGTTCGCCATTTCGATCATCGTGCTCAGCCTCGTCATCGATCGCATCGGCTATGGCCGCGCGATGGGCTTCGCGTTCGCCGGCCACTTGATCTCGGCGTTGCTGACGATCTTCGCGCCGAACTTCATCGTCCTCTACTTCGCGACCTTTATCTACGCACTGGCGAACGGCGCCGTCGAAGCGGTGATTAACCCCGTTGTCGCGACGATTCACAAAGAGAACAAAACTCACTGGCTCAACATCTTGCACGCCGGCTGGCCGGGCGGGCTGGTGTTGGGCGGGCTGCTGTCGATCCTGCTGATGAAGGCAGGAGGCACGGTAGGCGGCAAGCTACCGGGCGAGCTGTGGCAATGGCAGATGGCGCTCGTCCTGCTGCCGATCCTCAGCTACGGCTTCCTGCTATTCGGCATGAAGTTCCCGCAGCAAGAGCGGGTTGAAGCCGGCGTCAGCTACAAGGAAATGCTCAGCGAATTCGGCTGGGGCAGCGCGTACATCGTCTCGTTCCTCATCGTGATGGGGATTAGCCAGATGCTCGTGGCGTTCGGGCTCAGCAAGCTGTCGCTGACCGCGGCGCTTTTGATCTCGATCGCCCCGGCGGCCGTGTTCGCGTTTTACGTCAACTCGTTCGGCCGGCCGATGTTCATCTTTTTGATGCTCATCATGTTCCTGCTCGCGACGACGGAGCTCGGCACCGACGGCTGGATACAAGACATCATGGGCACCGTCCTCAAGAACAAGACGACCGGGGCTTGGTTCCTGATCTACACCTCGTCGATCATGTTCATCTTGCGATTCTTCGCGGGGCCGATCGTCCATCGCATTTCGCCGCTCGGCTTGCTCGCGGCCTCGGCGGCGATCGCGACGGTCGGCTTGCTGTGGCTTGGCACCGCGAAACCGGTGCTTGGCATGCTCTTCGCCGCCGCGACGCTGTATGGCTTCGGCAAGACCTTCTTCTGGCCCACGACGCTCGGCGTGGTCTCCGAGCAATACCCCAAGGGTGGCGCCCTGTTGCTGAACGCAATCTCGGGCGTCGGCATGATCGCCGTCGGCACGATCGGCGGCCCCGCTATCGGCACGATGCAAGACCGCGACTTCACGGCCGCCGTCGCCCAAGCCTTACCGGAAGTGCAGCCGCAACTGGTCAAGCAAGAGAAAGGACTGTTCTTCGACTACGACGCGATCGATCAAAAGCTCGTCGCGAAACAGCCGGAAGCCGTCCAGGCGCAGATTACGGAAATCCAAGGCAAGACGAAGCAAGGGGCGCTCGCCAAAATCGCCGTGCTGCCGGCGATCATGCTCGTCTGCTATCTCGTGCTGATCGCCTACTTCAAATCACGCGGCGGCTACCAAGCCCAAGTCCTCACGGGCCACGCTGCGAACGACGAAAAATTCACCGGCGGCGTGCCGGGGGCACTGGAAGCATGA
- a CDS encoding aldose epimerase family protein has protein sequence MRRSAMLLVSLALGLCVQTASAKVTESDFGKTKAGVEVKKFELTNKNGMKVRLSSRGAALIGVDVPDRDGKVADVVFGFDDVAGYESDANDYFGCTTGRYANRIAKAKFTLDGKEYKLAANNGVNHLHGGKTESLDKVVWTGVPFEKDGVSGVKFSYTSPDGQEGYPGKQDMTVTFTLNDKNELKIDYSAKSDKPTVINLTNHAYFNLGGAGSPTINDHVLKLNADNYTPVDDTLITTGEKAPVEGTPLDFRTPTAIGKRVDELTKTSALGYDHNFVINRGDAGEGELVEAAKLVDPKSGRTLTVITDQPGIQFYGGNFLKGNKGKGGKTYGHRSACCLETQVFPDSPNKQGLEGWTDCVLRPGDEYKHSCIYAFGVEK, from the coding sequence ATGCGTCGTTCTGCAATGTTGCTCGTTTCGTTGGCCCTCGGCCTGTGCGTTCAGACTGCTTCGGCCAAGGTGACCGAATCCGACTTCGGCAAAACCAAGGCTGGCGTTGAAGTGAAAAAGTTCGAACTGACCAATAAGAATGGCATGAAGGTTCGTTTGTCGAGCCGCGGGGCGGCGCTCATCGGCGTCGACGTGCCGGATCGCGACGGCAAGGTTGCCGACGTGGTGTTCGGCTTCGACGACGTCGCCGGCTACGAGTCGGACGCGAACGATTATTTCGGCTGCACCACCGGCCGCTATGCGAACCGCATTGCGAAGGCGAAGTTCACGCTCGACGGCAAGGAATACAAGCTGGCCGCCAACAACGGCGTCAACCACCTCCACGGCGGCAAGACCGAGAGCCTCGATAAGGTGGTGTGGACCGGCGTGCCCTTCGAGAAGGATGGCGTTTCGGGGGTGAAGTTCAGCTACACCAGCCCCGACGGCCAGGAAGGCTATCCCGGCAAGCAAGACATGACCGTGACGTTCACGCTCAACGACAAGAATGAGCTGAAGATCGACTACTCGGCCAAGAGCGACAAGCCGACGGTGATCAACCTCACCAACCACGCCTACTTCAACCTCGGCGGCGCCGGTTCGCCGACGATTAACGACCACGTTCTCAAGCTAAACGCCGATAATTACACGCCGGTCGACGACACGCTGATCACCACGGGCGAAAAGGCTCCGGTGGAAGGGACGCCGCTCGACTTCCGCACGCCGACGGCCATCGGCAAGCGGGTTGATGAACTCACCAAGACGTCGGCCCTCGGATACGACCACAACTTCGTGATCAACCGCGGCGACGCCGGCGAGGGCGAACTGGTGGAGGCGGCCAAGCTCGTCGACCCGAAGTCGGGCCGCACGCTGACCGTGATCACCGACCAGCCGGGCATCCAGTTTTACGGCGGCAACTTCCTGAAAGGCAACAAGGGTAAGGGGGGCAAAACCTACGGTCACCGCAGCGCCTGCTGCCTCGAGACGCAGGTCTTCCCCGACTCGCCGAACAAGCAAGGCCTCGAAGGCTGGACCGATTGCGTGCTGCGTCCCGGCGACGAATACAAGCACAGCTGCATCTATGCGTTCGGCGTGGAGAAGTAA
- a CDS encoding AAA family ATPase: MQHPYEPHAVYVLLDRTRATLDSKYAAELPAIKSLNRLELHPRVTFFIGENGSGKSTLLEAMAVADGFNAEGGTRNFDFHSKDSHSDLYKWVRLGRSSRGKRRSDGFFLRAESFYNVASEIEKLGLDTLYSHRSYHEQSHGESFIDLMTNRLRGDGLYLLDEPEAALSPQRQLAFLVAMHELVEKEAQFVIATHSPIIMAYPNAWIYEFGPQGIQRVEYRETEHYRVTQTFLNRPEQMLRQLLGEDL; this comes from the coding sequence ATGCAGCATCCCTACGAGCCCCATGCCGTCTACGTCTTGCTCGACCGCACTCGGGCGACGCTCGACTCGAAATACGCCGCCGAACTGCCGGCGATAAAATCCCTCAACCGGCTCGAACTGCATCCTCGAGTCACCTTCTTTATCGGCGAAAACGGCAGCGGCAAGAGCACGCTGCTAGAGGCGATGGCGGTCGCAGACGGGTTCAACGCCGAGGGCGGGACGCGGAACTTCGACTTCCACTCGAAAGATTCGCACTCCGACCTCTACAAGTGGGTGCGACTCGGCCGCAGTTCTCGCGGAAAGCGGCGAAGCGATGGCTTCTTTTTGCGGGCCGAAAGCTTTTACAACGTGGCGAGCGAGATCGAAAAGCTCGGCCTCGATACCCTCTACAGCCACCGCTCCTATCACGAGCAGTCGCATGGCGAGTCGTTTATCGACCTGATGACGAACCGCCTGCGTGGCGACGGACTCTATCTGCTCGACGAACCCGAAGCCGCGCTCTCCCCGCAGCGGCAACTGGCGTTTCTCGTGGCGATGCATGAACTGGTAGAGAAAGAGGCGCAGTTCGTGATCGCGACGCACTCGCCGATCATCATGGCGTACCCGAATGCGTGGATTTACGAGTTCGGGCCGCAGGGGATTCAGCGCGTCGAGTACCGCGAGACGGAGCACTATCGGGTGACGCAGACGTTTTTAAACCGGCCCGAGCAGATGCTGCGGCAGTTGCTGGGGGAGGATTTGTAA
- a CDS encoding Gfo/Idh/MocA family protein, translated as MPDPTEIMVKPAQTVPSFCLPALPYQPIDPQSYNPAIGVIGCGGITTHHLRAYTAAGYRVTALCDVVKEAAEKRRDEFYPEARVYTDYREMLRDADVEVVDVTTHPEIRGPIIAACLKAGRHVLSQKPFVIDLDEGERLADLADKQGVLLAVNQNARWAPHFSYMREAVEADLIGQVASVHCGVHWDHSWVRGTIFEKVYHLILYDFGIHWFDFLATVMGKQRPLRVYASTAVSPTQTIVPALLGQAAIEYPRAQATLVFDGHAAHNPWDEAYVAGSHGTLRSFGPNVNQQTVELSRDGGDYRPKLTGAWFPDGFHGAMGELLCAIEEKRQPSNDGRSNLRSLELAFAAVASAMRHEPIVPGSIRKLPDPPSG; from the coding sequence ATGCCTGATCCAACTGAAATCATGGTGAAACCCGCGCAAACAGTCCCCAGTTTCTGCCTGCCGGCGCTCCCCTACCAGCCGATTGACCCGCAATCGTACAACCCCGCAATTGGGGTAATCGGCTGCGGCGGGATCACGACGCACCACCTCCGTGCGTACACTGCGGCCGGGTACCGCGTGACCGCCCTGTGCGACGTGGTGAAAGAGGCGGCCGAAAAGCGCCGGGATGAGTTTTACCCCGAGGCCCGCGTTTACACCGACTACCGCGAGATGCTCCGCGACGCCGACGTGGAAGTCGTCGACGTCACGACGCACCCGGAGATTCGCGGGCCGATCATCGCCGCGTGTCTCAAAGCGGGCCGGCATGTGCTCAGCCAAAAGCCGTTCGTGATCGACCTCGACGAAGGGGAGCGGCTCGCCGACCTTGCCGACAAGCAGGGCGTCCTGCTCGCCGTGAACCAAAATGCACGGTGGGCGCCCCACTTCAGTTACATGCGCGAGGCGGTCGAGGCCGACCTCATTGGGCAAGTCGCCTCAGTCCACTGTGGCGTCCACTGGGACCACAGCTGGGTCCGCGGCACGATCTTCGAGAAGGTGTATCACCTGATTCTCTACGACTTCGGCATTCACTGGTTTGATTTTCTGGCGACCGTGATGGGCAAGCAGCGCCCTCTGCGCGTCTATGCGTCGACCGCCGTTTCGCCAACGCAAACCATCGTGCCGGCGCTACTGGGGCAGGCGGCGATCGAGTATCCCCGCGCCCAGGCGACCCTGGTGTTCGACGGGCATGCGGCGCACAACCCGTGGGACGAGGCCTACGTCGCCGGAAGCCACGGCACGCTGCGGAGCTTCGGCCCCAACGTGAATCAGCAGACGGTCGAATTGTCGCGCGACGGCGGCGACTATCGGCCCAAACTCACCGGCGCGTGGTTCCCCGACGGGTTCCATGGAGCGATGGGCGAGTTGCTGTGCGCCATCGAGGAGAAGCGACAGCCCTCAAACGACGGCCGCAGCAACTTGCGCAGCTTGGAGCTAGCGTTCGCCGCGGTGGCGAGCGCAATGCGGCACGAACCGATTGTTCCCGGTTCGATTCGCAAACTTCCCGATCCGCCGAGCGGCTGA